A part of Pseudomonas sp. HR96 genomic DNA contains:
- the cra gene encoding catabolite repressor/activator — protein sequence MKLSDIARLAGVSVTTASYVINGKAQQQRISKATVERVEAVVQAHGFTPNPQAAGLRSRHTRTLGFILPDLENPSYARIAKLLEQGARARGYQLLIASSDDDQDSERQLQKLFKARRCDALFVASCLPASDDSYRELQAQGTPVIAIDRPLDPLVFCSVISDDQHASAQLTRSLLELKPRHIALIGARPELSISRDRAAGFDAALKGFTGEVTRLEGEAFSREGGRALMEQLLADSGQLPDALLTTSYVLLQGVFDVLQGRPLDSQALHLATFGDTQLLDFLPLPVNAMAQQHGLIADTALQQAIAAIERKSCEPGVHAIARTFKQRIHGA from the coding sequence TTGAAACTCAGTGATATCGCCCGACTTGCCGGTGTCTCCGTCACCACCGCCAGTTATGTCATCAATGGCAAGGCGCAACAGCAGCGCATCAGCAAAGCCACTGTCGAACGTGTCGAAGCCGTGGTCCAGGCCCACGGCTTCACGCCCAACCCGCAGGCCGCCGGGCTGCGCAGCCGGCATACGCGAACCCTCGGGTTCATTCTGCCGGACCTGGAAAACCCCAGCTATGCGCGCATCGCCAAGCTGCTGGAGCAGGGCGCCCGCGCCCGCGGCTACCAGTTGCTGATCGCCAGCTCCGACGACGACCAGGACAGCGAACGCCAGCTGCAGAAGCTGTTCAAGGCCCGTCGCTGCGACGCGCTGTTCGTCGCCAGCTGCCTGCCGGCGAGCGACGACAGCTACCGCGAGCTGCAGGCCCAGGGCACCCCGGTGATCGCCATCGACCGGCCGCTGGACCCGCTGGTGTTCTGCTCGGTGATCAGCGATGACCAGCACGCCAGCGCGCAACTGACCCGCAGCCTGCTCGAACTCAAGCCCCGGCACATCGCCCTGATCGGCGCCCGCCCGGAGCTGAGCATCAGCCGCGACCGCGCCGCCGGCTTCGACGCCGCGCTCAAGGGCTTCACCGGCGAGGTCACCCGCCTGGAAGGCGAAGCGTTCAGTCGCGAGGGCGGGCGCGCCCTGATGGAACAGCTACTGGCGGACAGCGGGCAACTGCCAGACGCCCTGCTGACCACCTCCTATGTGCTGCTGCAAGGGGTGTTCGATGTGCTGCAGGGCCGCCCACTGGATTCCCAGGCGCTGCACCTGGCCACCTTCGGTGACACCCAGCTGCTCGACTTCCTGCCGTTGCCGGTCAACGCCATGGCCCAGCAACACGGCCTGATCGCCGATACCGCGCTGCAACAGGCCATCGCCGCCATCGAGCGCAAGTCCTGCGAGCCCGGCGTGCACGCCATCGCGCGGACCTTCAAGCAGCGTATCCACGGGGCCTGA
- a CDS encoding sulfite reductase flavoprotein subunit alpha, with protein MLKKTLFQLHWFFGITAGTVLALMGITGAMVSFQDEILTLLNPAILDVQPSQADALALPELVRRIQAEQPKGIQSISIDVTNSEASRVFLTPPPGERRGEMRYFDTATGQLQGEVRGQAFFAITLQLHRFLLAGETGKAITGACTLILLFFCLSGLYLRWPRQALNWRAWLTLDWAKKGRSFNWDLHSVFGTWCLLVYLMFCVTGLAWSYQWFNDGLTRVLGETPSAERRGGGRPMAKPDQAAPVVDYDAVWAAIRTSAGPDLRSYNLRLPPGPHQPATVYYLLKDSPHPRALNVITLDPATGTVAKVERYADKTLAGQLLGSIYALHVGSYFGLGGRIIMTLAALCMPLFFVTGWLLYLDRRRKKRQVRAARSAMGSSPASGPSWLIGFASQSGLAEQLAWQSAGQLQAAGLAVQVRPLASLTESDLSQAQKALFVVSTFGDGQAPDSARSFERRVLGQAWSLGHLDYALLSLGDRQYAHFCAFGQRLHQWLGARGARSAFTPVEVDSADPAPLQLWQQQLGQLTGSQPGPAWQGAAFEDWSLVQRELLNPGSQGAPVYRLALQPPGERSWQAGDLIEMMPRLSVDVPLTTEAREYSIASLPEDGVLELIVRQHRHGDGSFGLGSGWLTEHAPLGSPISLQLRRNSSFHLHHDDLPLILIGNGTGLAGLRSLLKARVAQGRQRNWLLFGERNEAHDFFCRAELQGWLASGDLHRLDLAFSRDQAHKVYVQQRLRENAELLRKWLDEGAVIHICGSLQGMAGGVEETLVQIIGTDGLDNLVEQGRYRRDVY; from the coding sequence GTGCTGAAAAAAACCCTGTTCCAGCTGCACTGGTTCTTCGGCATCACCGCCGGCACCGTGCTGGCCCTGATGGGCATCACCGGGGCCATGGTGTCGTTCCAGGACGAAATCCTCACCCTGCTCAACCCGGCCATCCTCGACGTGCAACCGAGCCAGGCCGACGCCCTGGCGCTGCCTGAACTGGTCCGGCGGATCCAGGCCGAGCAGCCCAAGGGCATCCAGTCGATCAGCATCGATGTGACCAACAGCGAAGCTTCGCGGGTGTTCCTCACCCCGCCGCCCGGTGAACGTCGTGGCGAAATGCGCTACTTCGACACGGCCACCGGCCAGCTGCAGGGCGAGGTGCGCGGCCAGGCGTTCTTCGCCATTACCCTGCAGTTGCACCGCTTCCTGCTGGCGGGTGAAACCGGCAAGGCCATCACCGGCGCCTGCACCCTGATCCTGTTGTTCTTCTGCCTGTCCGGGCTGTACCTGCGTTGGCCGCGCCAGGCGCTGAACTGGCGCGCCTGGCTGACCCTGGACTGGGCCAAGAAGGGCCGCAGCTTCAACTGGGACCTGCACTCGGTGTTCGGCACCTGGTGCCTGCTGGTGTACCTGATGTTCTGCGTCACGGGCCTGGCCTGGTCGTACCAATGGTTCAACGACGGACTGACCCGCGTGCTGGGCGAGACGCCCAGCGCCGAACGCCGTGGCGGCGGCCGGCCGATGGCCAAGCCGGACCAGGCGGCGCCCGTGGTCGACTACGACGCCGTCTGGGCCGCCATCAGGACCAGCGCCGGGCCGGACCTGCGCAGCTACAACCTGCGCCTGCCCCCTGGCCCGCATCAGCCGGCCACGGTGTACTACCTGCTCAAGGACTCGCCGCACCCGCGGGCGCTCAACGTCATCACCCTGGACCCGGCCACCGGCACTGTGGCCAAGGTCGAGCGCTACGCCGACAAGACCCTCGCCGGGCAGCTGCTGGGCAGCATCTACGCGCTGCACGTGGGCAGTTATTTCGGCCTCGGCGGGCGCATCATCATGACCCTGGCGGCGCTGTGCATGCCGCTGTTCTTCGTCACCGGCTGGCTGCTGTACCTCGACCGTCGGCGCAAGAAGCGCCAGGTGCGCGCTGCGCGCAGTGCCATGGGCAGCTCGCCGGCCAGCGGCCCGAGCTGGTTGATCGGCTTCGCCAGCCAAAGCGGCCTGGCCGAGCAGCTGGCCTGGCAATCGGCCGGGCAGTTGCAGGCTGCCGGCCTGGCGGTTCAGGTTCGGCCGCTGGCCAGCCTGACCGAAAGCGACCTGAGCCAGGCGCAGAAGGCCTTGTTCGTGGTCAGCACCTTCGGCGACGGCCAGGCGCCGGACAGCGCCCGCAGTTTCGAACGGCGTGTGCTCGGCCAGGCCTGGTCACTGGGCCATCTGGACTATGCCCTGCTGTCGCTGGGCGACCGCCAGTACGCCCATTTCTGCGCCTTCGGCCAACGCCTGCATCAGTGGCTGGGCGCCCGTGGCGCGCGTTCGGCGTTCACCCCGGTGGAAGTCGACAGCGCCGACCCGGCGCCGCTGCAGCTGTGGCAGCAGCAGCTCGGCCAGCTGACCGGCAGCCAACCAGGCCCGGCGTGGCAGGGTGCGGCGTTCGAGGACTGGTCGCTGGTGCAACGCGAGCTGCTCAACCCCGGCAGCCAGGGCGCGCCGGTGTATCGGCTGGCGCTGCAGCCCCCGGGCGAGCGCAGCTGGCAGGCGGGGGATCTGATCGAGATGATGCCGCGCTTGAGCGTGGACGTGCCGCTGACCACCGAAGCGCGCGAATACTCCATCGCCTCCCTGCCCGAGGACGGCGTGCTCGAGCTGATCGTGCGCCAGCATCGGCACGGTGACGGCAGCTTCGGCCTGGGCTCTGGCTGGCTGACCGAGCATGCCCCGCTGGGTTCGCCGATCAGCCTGCAACTGCGGCGCAACAGCAGCTTTCACCTGCATCACGACGACCTGCCGCTGATCCTGATCGGCAACGGCACGGGCCTGGCCGGCCTGCGCAGCCTGCTCAAGGCACGGGTGGCCCAGGGCCGGCAGCGCAACTGGCTGTTGTTCGGCGAGCGCAACGAGGCCCATGACTTCTTCTGCCGGGCCGAGCTGCAAGGCTGGCTGGCTTCAGGCGACCTGCACCGCCTGGACCTGGCGTTCTCCCGCGACCAGGCGCACAAGGTCTACGTGCAACAGCGCCTGCGCGAGAATGCCGAGCTGCTGCGCAAGTGGCTGGACGAAGGCGCGGTGATCCATATCTGCGGCAGCCTGCAAGGCATGGCCGGCGGCGTCGAGGAAACGCTGGTGCAGATCATCGGCACCGATGGCCTGGATAATCTGGTCGAGCAGGGGCGCTATCGGCGGGATGTTTATTGA
- a CDS encoding PTS fructose-like transporter subunit IIB, with translation MKLAIVTACPNGRVSSVLSARLLDAVAQRQGWSTSVEIQDPNHPERQLSPQTIAEADWVLAVHTGPIDLTRFAGKRVFQSSPAVALQDAEHFVRQAAEQAQVYQAPQPAAQPAAAADRAPRLVAITACPTGVAHTFMAAEALQQAAKQAGYDLQVETQGSVGARNPLSAAAIEQADVVLLACDIEVATERFAGKRIFRCGTGVALKQAKPTLDKALAEAQVESAGTAAKAGAARKQEKTGVYKHLLTGVSFMLPMVVAGGLLIALSFVFGITAFKEPGTLAAALMQIGGETAFKLMVPLLAGYIAYSIADRPGLAPGMIGGMLAATLGAGFIGGIVAGFVAGYSAWAINRYARLPASMEALKPILIIPLLASLFTGLMMIYVVGTPVASMLQALTHFLDSMGTTNAVLLGVVLGGMMCVDLGGPINKAAYAFSVGLLASQSYAPMAATMAAGMVPPIGLGIATFLARRKFAQSEREAGKAALVLGLCFISEGAIPFAAKDPLRVIPAAIAGGALTGALSMFFGCKLMAPHGGLFVMLIPNAINHAALYLLAIVAGSLVTAVVYAVIKRPEVVELAAVQAA, from the coding sequence ATGAAGTTAGCCATTGTCACGGCCTGCCCCAACGGCCGCGTCTCCAGCGTGCTCAGCGCACGTTTGCTGGATGCGGTCGCCCAGCGTCAGGGCTGGAGCACCAGCGTCGAGATACAGGACCCCAACCACCCCGAGCGGCAGTTGTCGCCGCAGACCATCGCCGAGGCCGACTGGGTGCTGGCGGTGCACACCGGGCCCATCGACCTGACGCGCTTTGCCGGCAAACGGGTGTTCCAGAGCTCACCGGCGGTGGCCCTGCAGGACGCCGAGCACTTCGTCCGCCAGGCCGCCGAGCAGGCACAGGTCTACCAGGCACCGCAACCGGCGGCGCAGCCCGCAGCGGCGGCCGACCGCGCGCCTCGGCTGGTGGCGATCACCGCCTGCCCAACCGGCGTGGCGCATACCTTCATGGCCGCCGAGGCCCTGCAGCAGGCGGCCAAGCAGGCCGGCTACGACCTGCAGGTGGAAACCCAGGGCTCGGTCGGGGCGCGCAACCCGCTGAGCGCGGCGGCCATCGAGCAGGCCGACGTGGTGCTGCTGGCCTGTGACATCGAGGTGGCCACCGAGCGCTTTGCCGGCAAACGGATCTTCCGTTGCGGCACCGGCGTGGCCCTCAAGCAGGCCAAGCCGACGCTGGACAAGGCCTTGGCCGAGGCCCAGGTGGAATCGGCCGGTACGGCGGCCAAGGCCGGCGCAGCCAGGAAGCAGGAGAAGACCGGGGTCTACAAGCACCTGCTGACCGGTGTGTCGTTCATGCTGCCGATGGTGGTGGCGGGCGGCCTGCTGATCGCCCTGTCGTTCGTCTTCGGCATCACCGCGTTCAAGGAGCCCGGGACCCTGGCCGCTGCGCTGATGCAGATCGGCGGCGAGACCGCGTTCAAGTTGATGGTGCCGCTGCTGGCCGGCTACATCGCCTACTCCATCGCCGACCGCCCGGGCCTGGCGCCGGGAATGATCGGCGGCATGCTCGCCGCGACCTTGGGCGCCGGCTTCATTGGCGGTATCGTCGCCGGTTTCGTCGCCGGCTATAGCGCCTGGGCGATCAACCGCTATGCGCGTCTGCCGGCGAGCATGGAGGCGCTCAAGCCGATTCTGATCATCCCGCTGCTGGCCAGCCTGTTCACCGGCCTGATGATGATCTACGTGGTCGGCACGCCGGTGGCCAGCATGCTCCAGGCCCTGACCCACTTCCTCGACAGCATGGGCACCACCAACGCCGTGCTGCTCGGTGTGGTGCTGGGCGGCATGATGTGCGTCGACCTGGGTGGCCCGATCAACAAGGCCGCCTACGCGTTCTCGGTTGGCCTGCTGGCCTCGCAGAGCTACGCGCCGATGGCCGCGACCATGGCCGCCGGCATGGTGCCGCCGATCGGCCTGGGCATCGCCACCTTTCTGGCCCGGCGCAAGTTCGCGCAGAGCGAGCGCGAGGCGGGCAAGGCGGCCCTGGTGCTGGGGTTGTGCTTCATCTCCGAAGGCGCGATTCCGTTCGCCGCCAAGGACCCGCTGCGGGTCATCCCGGCAGCCATCGCCGGCGGCGCCTTGACCGGCGCCCTGTCGATGTTCTTCGGCTGCAAGCTGATGGCGCCCCATGGGGGGCTGTTCGTGATGCTGATCCCGAACGCGATCAACCACGCCGCGCTGTATCTGCTGGCGATTGTCGCGGGGAGTCTGGTGACGGCGGTGGTATACGCGGTGATCAAGCGGCCCGAGGTGGTTGAATTGGCGGCGGTGCAAGCGGCTTGA
- the pfkB gene encoding 1-phosphofructokinase yields the protein MARILTLTLNPALDLTVQVPSVRLGQVNRSDALHTHAAGKGVNVAQVLADLGHTLTVSGFLGEANQQPFVQLFAERGFVDEFIRVPGETRSNIKLAEADGQVTDLNGPGAFVDDAAQAALLARLVQIAEGFDAVVVAGSLPRGVSVAWFAALLESLGQRGLKVALDTSGAALQAGLATRPWLIKPNTEELAEVLGTSVQTPAQQAAAARQLRARGVEHVVVSQGAEGVNWFGPDGAWHAQPPKVQVASTVGAGDSLLAGVLHGLLSGAGAEQGLRTATAIAAMAVSQIGFGIGDPEQLARLHNDVSVHTLAE from the coding sequence ATGGCCAGGATCCTCACCCTTACCCTCAATCCGGCGTTGGACCTCACGGTGCAGGTGCCCAGCGTGCGCCTGGGCCAGGTCAACCGCAGCGATGCCCTGCACACCCATGCCGCCGGCAAGGGCGTCAACGTCGCCCAGGTGCTGGCCGATCTGGGCCACACCCTGACCGTCAGCGGCTTTTTGGGCGAGGCCAACCAGCAACCCTTCGTGCAGCTGTTCGCCGAGCGCGGCTTCGTCGACGAATTCATCCGCGTGCCCGGGGAAACCCGCAGCAACATCAAGCTGGCCGAGGCCGATGGTCAGGTCACCGACCTCAATGGCCCCGGCGCCTTTGTCGACGACGCCGCGCAGGCGGCGCTGCTGGCGCGCCTGGTGCAGATCGCCGAGGGGTTCGACGCGGTGGTGGTGGCCGGCAGCCTGCCGCGTGGGGTCAGTGTGGCCTGGTTCGCGGCGTTGCTTGAAAGCCTCGGCCAGCGCGGCCTCAAGGTCGCCCTGGACACTAGCGGCGCAGCGCTGCAGGCGGGGCTGGCGACCCGCCCCTGGCTGATCAAGCCCAACACCGAAGAGCTCGCCGAGGTGCTCGGCACGTCTGTCCAGACGCCGGCGCAACAGGCGGCTGCGGCGCGCCAGTTGCGCGCGCGCGGGGTCGAGCATGTGGTGGTTTCCCAGGGCGCCGAGGGCGTCAACTGGTTCGGCCCCGACGGCGCCTGGCATGCCCAGCCGCCCAAGGTGCAGGTGGCAAGCACGGTCGGCGCCGGGGATTCGTTGCTGGCGGGCGTGCTGCACGGACTGCTCAGTGGGGCAGGCGCCGAGCAAGGCCTGCGCACGGCCACGGCGATCGCCGCCATGGCCGTGTCGCAGATCGGCTTCGGCATCGGCGACCCCGAACAATTGGCTCGTCTGCACAACGACGTCAGCGTCCATACGCTGGCTGAATAA
- a CDS encoding TatD family hydrolase: MRLIDTHTHLDFPDFDADRATLLEQAREVGVERIVVLGVHRENWQRVWQLAEQTPGLYAALGLHPVFLEQHRPEHLGQLRDWLERLAGHPQLCAVGEFGLDYYIETLDRERQQALFEAQLQIAKDCNLPALLHVRRSHAPITAALKRYRLERRGVIHAFSGSREEAREYLKLGFKLGLGGAATWPQALRLRKVLAELPLDAVVLETDAPDMAPAMYPGVRNSPVHLPQIAEALAGIMGVEVERLVEASTRNACEVFSWT; this comes from the coding sequence ATGCGCCTGATCGACACCCACACCCACCTGGACTTCCCCGACTTCGACGCCGACCGGGCGACGTTGCTGGAGCAGGCACGGGAGGTGGGCGTCGAGCGCATCGTGGTGCTCGGCGTGCACCGCGAGAACTGGCAGCGGGTCTGGCAGCTGGCGGAACAGACGCCCGGCCTCTATGCCGCCCTGGGCCTGCACCCAGTGTTTCTCGAACAGCACAGGCCCGAGCACCTCGGCCAGCTGCGCGACTGGCTGGAGCGCCTGGCCGGCCACCCGCAGCTGTGCGCGGTGGGCGAGTTCGGCCTGGACTACTACATCGAAACCCTGGACCGCGAGCGCCAGCAGGCGCTGTTCGAGGCGCAGCTACAGATCGCCAAGGACTGCAACCTGCCCGCCCTGCTGCACGTGCGCCGCAGCCATGCGCCGATCACCGCCGCCCTCAAGCGCTATCGGCTGGAACGGCGCGGGGTCATCCACGCCTTTTCCGGCAGTCGCGAAGAAGCCCGCGAGTACCTCAAGCTGGGCTTCAAGCTCGGCCTCGGCGGTGCGGCCACCTGGCCGCAGGCGCTGCGCCTGCGCAAGGTGCTGGCCGAGTTGCCATTGGATGCCGTGGTGCTGGAAACCGACGCCCCGGACATGGCCCCGGCGATGTATCCCGGGGTGCGCAACAGCCCGGTGCACCTGCCGCAGATTGCCGAGGCGCTGGCGGGGATCATGGGGGTGGAAGTGGAGCGCCTGGTGGAGGCGAGTACGCGCAATGCCTGTGAAGTGTTCAGCTGGACTTGA
- the ptsP gene encoding phosphoenolpyruvate--protein phosphotransferase — MLELTIEQISMGQTAVDKPAALQLLADKLVADGLVAAGYLAGLQAREAQGSTFLGQGIAIPHGTPDTRELVYATGVRLLQFPEGVDWGDGQKVYLAIGIAAKSDEHLRLLQLLTRALGETDLGQALRRASSPEALLKLLQGAPQELALDAQMIGLSVAAEDFEELVWRGARLLRQADCVNNGFAAVLQQVEALPLGDGLWWLNSEQMVKRPGLAFVTPSRPLRYLGQPLIGLFCLASLGEAHQALLERLCSLLIEGRGHELARATTTRAVLQVLGGELPADWPSARIALANAHGLHARPAKILAQLAKNYDGEIRLRVVDSGEAPVSAKSLSKLLSLGVRRGQMIEVVVEPSIAEQALPALLAAIESGLGEEVEPLPAVAVVAEAPPAVVAARAVAVAPAAGTRIQGIAAAPGIAFGPAHVEVAHDYAYPERGESVAAERERLQQALAQVREDLEGLIQRSQAKAIREIFVTHQEMLDDPALTDEVAERLRLGESAPAAWIAVIEAAARQQESLQDALLAERAADLRDIGRRVLGQLCGHQATPEPEEPYILVMDEVGPSDVARLDPARVAGILTARGGATAHSAIVARALGIPAVVGAGEAVLLLAPGTALLIDGQRGRLDVAPSADALQRALSDRDQRDQRLQAAAARRHEAAVTADGHAVEVFANIGESAGVTAAVEQGAEGVGLLRTELIFMAHSQAPDEAVQEAEYRKVLDGLAGRPLVVRTLDVGGDKPLPYWPIAKEENPFLGVRGIRLTLQRPDVMEGQLRALLRAADNRPLRIMFPMVGSVEEWRQARAMTERLREEIPVADLQLGIMIEIPSAALLAPVLAREVDFFSVGTNDLTQYTLAIDRGHPTLSAQADGLHPAVLQLIDITVRAAHAHGKWVGVCGELAGDPAAVPLLVGLGVDELSVSARSIAEVKAGVRELTFSRARDLAQTALGLGTAQEVRALTEAN, encoded by the coding sequence ATGCTCGAGCTCACTATTGAGCAGATATCCATGGGCCAGACGGCAGTGGACAAACCCGCCGCCTTGCAACTGCTCGCCGACAAGCTGGTTGCCGACGGCCTGGTCGCCGCCGGCTACCTGGCCGGCCTGCAGGCCCGTGAGGCGCAAGGCTCGACCTTTCTTGGCCAAGGCATCGCCATCCCCCACGGCACCCCGGACACTCGCGAGCTGGTGTACGCCACCGGCGTGCGCCTGCTGCAGTTTCCCGAAGGAGTGGACTGGGGTGACGGCCAGAAGGTTTACCTGGCGATCGGCATCGCCGCCAAATCCGACGAACACCTGCGCCTGTTGCAACTGCTGACCCGCGCCCTCGGCGAGACCGACCTGGGCCAGGCCCTGCGCCGCGCCAGCTCGCCCGAAGCCTTGCTGAAATTGTTGCAGGGTGCGCCACAGGAGCTGGCGCTGGACGCGCAGATGATCGGCCTGAGCGTGGCCGCCGAAGACTTCGAGGAGCTGGTGTGGCGCGGCGCGCGTCTGCTGCGCCAGGCCGACTGTGTCAACAACGGTTTTGCCGCGGTGCTGCAGCAGGTCGAGGCGCTGCCGCTGGGCGATGGCCTGTGGTGGCTCAACAGCGAGCAGATGGTCAAGCGCCCGGGGCTGGCCTTCGTCACCCCGTCGCGGCCATTGCGCTACCTGGGTCAGCCGCTGATCGGCCTGTTCTGCCTGGCCAGCCTCGGTGAAGCGCATCAGGCCCTGCTCGAGCGCCTGTGCTCGTTGCTGATCGAAGGCCGCGGCCACGAGCTGGCCCGCGCCACCACCACCCGTGCGGTGCTGCAAGTGCTGGGCGGCGAGTTGCCGGCGGACTGGCCTTCGGCACGAATCGCTCTGGCCAACGCCCATGGCCTGCACGCTCGGCCGGCGAAAATCCTCGCCCAGCTGGCAAAGAACTACGACGGCGAGATCCGCCTGCGGGTGGTCGACAGCGGTGAGGCGCCGGTGTCGGCCAAGAGCCTGAGCAAGCTGCTCAGCCTGGGCGTGCGCCGTGGCCAGATGATCGAGGTGGTGGTCGAGCCGAGCATCGCCGAGCAGGCGCTGCCGGCGCTGCTGGCGGCCATCGAGTCGGGCCTGGGTGAAGAGGTCGAGCCGCTGCCGGCGGTGGCGGTGGTGGCCGAAGCGCCGCCTGCGGTGGTCGCGGCGCGTGCCGTGGCCGTCGCACCGGCGGCCGGTACGCGCATCCAGGGCATCGCCGCCGCGCCGGGCATCGCCTTCGGCCCGGCGCATGTCGAAGTGGCCCACGACTACGCCTACCCCGAGCGCGGCGAGTCGGTGGCGGCTGAGCGCGAGCGTCTGCAGCAGGCCTTGGCCCAGGTCCGCGAAGACCTTGAAGGCTTGATCCAGCGCAGCCAGGCCAAGGCCATCCGGGAAATCTTCGTCACCCACCAGGAGATGCTCGACGACCCGGCGTTGACCGACGAAGTGGCCGAGCGCCTGCGCCTGGGCGAGAGCGCCCCGGCCGCCTGGATCGCGGTCATCGAAGCCGCCGCGCGCCAGCAGGAAAGCCTGCAGGACGCGCTGCTGGCCGAACGCGCAGCCGACCTGCGGGATATCGGCCGGCGGGTGCTGGGCCAGCTCTGTGGCCACCAGGCCACGCCCGAGCCCGAAGAGCCCTACATCCTGGTGATGGACGAGGTCGGCCCCTCAGACGTCGCCCGCCTTGACCCGGCACGGGTCGCCGGCATCCTCACCGCCCGTGGCGGCGCCACTGCCCACAGCGCCATCGTCGCCCGCGCGTTAGGCATTCCAGCGGTGGTCGGCGCCGGCGAAGCGGTGCTGCTGTTGGCCCCGGGCACCGCGCTGCTGATCGACGGCCAGCGTGGCCGCCTCGACGTGGCGCCTTCGGCCGATGCCTTGCAGCGCGCCTTGAGCGACCGCGACCAGCGCGACCAGCGCCTGCAAGCCGCTGCCGCACGGCGCCACGAGGCGGCGGTGACGGCCGATGGCCACGCCGTGGAAGTCTTCGCCAACATCGGCGAGAGCGCTGGGGTGACCGCCGCTGTGGAGCAGGGCGCCGAGGGCGTCGGCCTGCTGCGCACCGAGTTGATCTTCATGGCCCATTCGCAAGCGCCGGACGAAGCCGTGCAGGAAGCCGAATACCGCAAGGTGCTCGACGGCCTCGCCGGGCGGCCGCTGGTGGTGCGCACGCTGGACGTGGGCGGCGACAAGCCGCTGCCGTACTGGCCGATCGCCAAGGAAGAAAACCCATTCCTCGGCGTGCGCGGCATCCGCCTGACCCTGCAACGCCCCGACGTCATGGAAGGGCAGCTGCGCGCGCTGTTGCGCGCCGCCGACAACCGCCCGCTGCGGATCATGTTTCCCATGGTCGGCAGCGTCGAGGAATGGCGCCAGGCGCGGGCCATGACCGAGCGCCTGCGCGAGGAAATCCCGGTGGCCGACCTGCAATTGGGCATCATGATCGAGATTCCTTCCGCCGCCTTGCTGGCCCCGGTCTTGGCCCGTGAGGTGGACTTCTTCAGCGTCGGTACCAACGACCTGACCCAGTACACCCTGGCCATCGACCGTGGTCACCCGACCCTGTCGGCCCAGGCCGATGGCCTGCACCCGGCGGTGCTGCAGTTGATCGACATCACCGTGCGCGCCGCCCATGCCCATGGCAAATGGGTGGGCGTGTGCGGCGAGCTGGCCGGCGACCCGGCAGCGGTGCCGTTGCTGGTGGGCCTGGGTGTCGACGAACTCAGCGTCTCGGCGCGCAGCATCGCCGAGGTCAAGGCCGGGGTGCGCGAGCTGACCTTCAGCCGCGCCCGCGACCTGGCGCAGACCGCTCTGGGCCTGGGCACCGCCCAGGAAGTCCGCGCCCTCACGGAGGCGAATTGA
- the ampE gene encoding regulatory signaling modulator protein AmpE translates to MSFLVLLLVLVIEKFSALRHRLQDDRFFVTELRRLETGPRLAREPWLLLALCVLLPCALLALVCLVLQPVAYGLLALPVHLLVLVYSLGRGDLRGSLGPFRDAWRREDSQAAVHVAERDLNLSADSAPQLLQRVQGHLLWDGYQGFFAVIFWYCLLGPVAALAYRLLALVQGHSHNPALVLRAGQIRHAFDFLPVRLLAASFALVGNFVALSRAMLHELLSWDITAAELIERAGRAAGEIPEQAPGAEGLATLDKAWELLLRSAVLWYAAFAIWTVLV, encoded by the coding sequence ATGAGTTTTCTGGTGTTGCTGCTGGTGCTGGTGATCGAAAAGTTTTCCGCTCTGCGCCACCGGCTGCAGGACGATCGCTTCTTCGTCACCGAGCTGCGCCGGCTTGAAACCGGCCCGCGCCTGGCGCGCGAGCCCTGGCTGCTGCTGGCCTTGTGCGTGCTGCTGCCCTGTGCGTTGCTGGCGTTGGTGTGCCTGGTACTGCAGCCGGTGGCGTACGGCCTGCTGGCGTTGCCGGTGCACTTGCTGGTGCTGGTCTACAGCCTGGGTCGGGGCGACCTGCGCGGGTCACTGGGGCCGTTTCGCGATGCCTGGCGGCGCGAGGACAGCCAGGCTGCGGTGCACGTCGCCGAGCGTGATTTGAACCTCAGCGCTGACAGTGCACCGCAGTTGTTGCAGCGAGTGCAGGGGCATCTGCTGTGGGACGGCTACCAGGGCTTCTTCGCAGTGATCTTCTGGTACTGCCTGCTCGGGCCGGTGGCGGCATTGGCCTATCGCCTGCTCGCGCTGGTGCAGGGCCACAGCCACAATCCTGCGCTGGTGCTGCGAGCCGGTCAGATCCGCCACGCCTTCGACTTCCTGCCGGTGCGCCTGCTGGCGGCCAGCTTTGCCCTGGTCGGCAACTTCGTCGCCCTGAGCCGGGCGATGCTGCATGAGCTGTTGAGCTGGGACATCACCGCCGCCGAGCTGATCGAGCGGGCAGGGCGGGCCGCGGGGGAAATCCCCGAGCAGGCCCCGGGCGCCGAGGGCCTGGCGACTCTGGACAAGGCCTGGGAGCTGCTGCTGCGCTCGGCAGTACTCTGGTATGCGGCGTTCGCGATCTGGACGGTGCTGGTCTGA